TCGGTTTCCGCATCCTCAACTTCCCCCAAACAAAGATAAATCTAAGCCCTCCACCAAGGGGTGGAGGGTGCGGACTACTTCCGATCCATCAACGCCTCCACCCCAGGCAGCGCCTTCCCTTCTAGGAATTCTAAAGACGCACCTCCGCCGGTGGAAACATGGGTGATTTTCTCCGCCAAACCAGCTTTCTCCACCGCCGCTGCGGAATCTCCACCACCGATGATGGTCACTGCATCAGACTCGGCTAAGGCCTTGGCCACCTCAAAGGTACCTTGGGCAAAGGCATCCATCTCGAATACACCCATGGGACCATTCCAAACCACGGTCTTGGCTTCCTTGATGACATCCCCAAAAACCGCCTGGGTCTTGGGACCAATATCCAGACCCATCCAGTCAGCAGGAATGGCGTCCACATCCACCGTCTTGTGGGGGCTATCCGCGGCAAACCGCTCCGCCACCACAACATCCACCGGCAGCAATAGTTTTACGCCCTTGCTTTCGGCCAGGTCCATCAGCTCCTGGGCCAACGTAAGGCCCTCTTCATCCAGTAGGGACTTACCAATCTCATAGCCCTTTGCCTTGAGGAAGGTATAAGCCATGCCACCGCCGATGAGCAGGGAATCCACCTTCGAAAGCAGATTCCGGATCACACCAATCTTATCCTTCACCTTCGCGCCACCCAGAATGGCTACAAAGGGCCGCTCGGGATTCTCCAAAGCTTTGCCCATCACGGAGAGTTCCTTCTCCATGAGGAAACCGGCCACGCCCGGAATGTACTTAGCCACGCCCTCGGTGGAAGCGTGGGCCCGGTGGGCGGCACCAAAGGCGTCATTTACGTAGATGTCGGCGATGCTGGCCAACTTTCTCGCAAATTCAGGATCATTCTTCTCCTCTTCCGCGTAGAACCGGACATTCTCCAGAAGGAGGACATCCTGGGGCTCCATTTTATCTACGGCCTCTTCCACTGCCGGGCCGATACAGTCGTCAACCTTCACCACGTTCCGATTCAAAAGCTCACTCAACCGTTTCGCCACGGGATCCAGGCGAAACTCCGCCGTCACTTTGCCCTTGGGACGGCCCAGGTGGGAACACAGAATCACCTTTGCCCCCTGGTCAATCAGATAATTGATCGTAGGTAAGGCAGCCTGAATCCGGGTATCGTCGGTAATTTCACCATCTTGCATCGGTACGTTAAAGTCCACCCGGACAAGAACCTTCTTGTTCTTCACATCGATATCGCGAATACTCATCTTCTGCACCGCAATCACCTCCGCAAGAAATGACCGGGTAAAGATACCCGGTCAGGGAAACAAGCTTACTCCTTGGATGCCATGTATTTTACAAGGTCAATCACCCGGAGGGAATAACCCCACTCATTGTCGTACCAAGCCACGACCTTGGCGAAGTTGCCTTCCATAACGTTGGTCAACTGGCCGTCCACAATGCTGGAATTGGGATTTCCAAGGTAGTCCATGGAAACCAAGGGCTCCTCGGTGTAAGCCAGGACGCCGGCCATGGGGCCTTCGGCCGCGGCCTTCAAAGCAGCGTTAATCTCTTCAACAGTAGCCGGTTTCTCCAGTTCACAGGTCAGATCCACGATGGATACGTCAGGAGTGGGAACCCGCATGGCGAAACCATCAAGCTTACCCTTCAGTTCAGGCAGAACCAAGCCAACGGCCACAGCGGCACCGGTGGTGGTGGGGATAATGCTCATGGCTGCAGCCCGAGCCCGGCGCAAGTCCTTGTGGGGCAGGTCCAGGATCTGCTGGTCATTGGTATAGGAGTGAACGGTGGTCATGAAGCCCCGCTTGATCCCAAAGTTCTCATGGAGCACCTTGGCCACAGGAGCCAAGCAGTTGGTGGTACAGGATGCGTTGGAAACCACATGATGGTTAGCCGGATCGTACTGATCCTCGTTGACACCCATCACAATGGTCAGGTCCTCGTTCTTCGCCGGAGCGGTAATGATGACCTTCTTCGCACCAGCGTCAATGTGCCACTGGGCCTGATCTCTCTTCCGGAATACACCGGTGGACTCGATCACATACTCTACGCCCAACTCTTTCCAAGGTAGCGCCTTCGGATCTCTTTCGGCAAAGATCTTGATCTCTTTCCCGTCTACAACAATAGCATCATCGGTGGCGGAAACCTCTGCATCCAAAACGCCATGTACCGAGTCATACTTCAGCAAATGGGCCAAGGTCTTCGCATCGGTCAGGTCATTAATTGCTACAAACTCAATCTCAGGATCCCTGAATGCACCTCTAAACACATTGCGTCCAATTCGACCAAACCCATTAATCGCAACTTTAATTGCCATCAGACACTCTCTCCTTCCTGAGCTTTCTTGCCAACTTCCTTTAGGTATATCGGATCAGCCCGCGTTACCGGTTAACCCGGCATGGATCTTGCGAGCAGCTCCTTCGTCGGTTATGAGTACATCTTGGTAACCGCGGGACAGCACCGCCACAATCGCATCGGCTTTAGTATGCCCGCCTCCTACGGCCACCACAAGACCAATATTGGCAAGATCGTGATAATGCAAACCGGCACTGGTCACCGAATAGACGATCTCGCCCTGCTTATTGAAATAGTAACCAAAGGCTTCCCCGACGGCATCGCTCTCGAACAGTTTCTTTCTCTGTTCAGCACTGAGGGCGCGCCGGCGGGCCATCTCCTGGGCAGTTCCGATCCCGTGGAGGACCATATCTGCAGAGCGGATCAGGTCCACAATCTCCCGGACGTTGGGCTCATTACAAATGGTGGAGAGCACCTCTTGGTCCAGGTCATCGGGCACATGCAGCAGCCGGTAGGTACCTCCCAAGTGGTTGGCAAAGGCCGCGGCAATGGTATTGGCTTGCAGCTCCACATTCTCACCTAGGCCGCCACGCCCCGGCACTACCACTACCTCTTTCTTGTCCTGCAAAGGCGGCAAGTAGCGGGCCACCTCTGCCAAGGTTGTCCCACCGGTCACCACCAAGACTTGCCCACCATGCAACCGCTTGAGTAAGAAACGGGCGGTGGCCTTGGCAATCTCCTTCTTGATGGTCTCGTCTCGGTCCGAATCCCCCGGCACCACGATAACTTCTTTCAGATTCAGCAACTTCTCCAGGCTGCGTTCCAACTCCCCCAGTCCCAAAAGATCATGGAGGAATTCCGTGAGACTAGCTAGGACCGCTTCGCCTTCCGGGGTCAACTGCATCCCTAAGGGATCTGGCTCCACCAGGCCCTGTTGCCGCAGGACCTCCACTTCCCTCCGAATTGTGCGTTCACTGAGGTCTAGTTTGGCCGCAAGGGCCCGTCGCCCTACCGGCTGGGAAAAATAGATATTCCTCAGGATGATATACCGTCGTTCAATTAATTCCCGGCTTTCGGGTACAACCGTTTGCAGCACTTCTACTTTCTCCATAAGTCAGCCAGCAAATACCTCTGTATCTGCTACAATATTCCTCCTCGGACCAGGCTCCGGGATAAAGCATGCCCCGCTGCGGCCTAAATCTGTCCCACCGGTGTAATAAGCCGCCTAGTAAATTATACCTGAGGGGAAGATGTTTGTCTAGGTAGGTAGAAACCCAGGTCCTACCACCTCTACCATATTCCAAGTCTCCATCTTTGGCCAATCAAAGATCCCCCGCTTCCCCGGCCAAACCCAACTCCTTTGCTGCCTTTTGCATCCCTTTT
The Bacillota bacterium genome window above contains:
- a CDS encoding phosphoglycerate kinase: MQKMSIRDIDVKNKKVLVRVDFNVPMQDGEITDDTRIQAALPTINYLIDQGAKVILCSHLGRPKGKVTAEFRLDPVAKRLSELLNRNVVKVDDCIGPAVEEAVDKMEPQDVLLLENVRFYAEEEKNDPEFARKLASIADIYVNDAFGAAHRAHASTEGVAKYIPGVAGFLMEKELSVMGKALENPERPFVAILGGAKVKDKIGVIRNLLSKVDSLLIGGGMAYTFLKAKGYEIGKSLLDEEGLTLAQELMDLAESKGVKLLLPVDVVVAERFAADSPHKTVDVDAIPADWMGLDIGPKTQAVFGDVIKEAKTVVWNGPMGVFEMDAFAQGTFEVAKALAESDAVTIIGGGDSAAAVEKAGLAEKITHVSTGGGASLEFLEGKALPGVEALMDRK
- the gap gene encoding type I glyceraldehyde-3-phosphate dehydrogenase, with the translated sequence MAIKVAINGFGRIGRNVFRGAFRDPEIEFVAINDLTDAKTLAHLLKYDSVHGVLDAEVSATDDAIVVDGKEIKIFAERDPKALPWKELGVEYVIESTGVFRKRDQAQWHIDAGAKKVIITAPAKNEDLTIVMGVNEDQYDPANHHVVSNASCTTNCLAPVAKVLHENFGIKRGFMTTVHSYTNDQQILDLPHKDLRRARAAAMSIIPTTTGAAVAVGLVLPELKGKLDGFAMRVPTPDVSIVDLTCELEKPATVEEINAALKAAAEGPMAGVLAYTEEPLVSMDYLGNPNSSIVDGQLTNVMEGNFAKVVAWYDNEWGYSLRVIDLVKYMASKE